The following proteins are co-located in the Phragmites australis chromosome 10, lpPhrAust1.1, whole genome shotgun sequence genome:
- the LOC133930132 gene encoding uncharacterized protein LOC133930132, which translates to MITRLRKAAILRFLVLEVLLMSPSARAQIVVLPNCNLQEVNLAPCMASGAATSGAGGNISNACCTLLNRAIDAGHRCVCSLLLSNGVFASLVTNLLTLPLMLTLPGCFLYAPSLAACQATLQQQTNAPPAAASAVSSAEGAAAGAVLPSPPQANATPPGKKSTDQEKADDWRMDASIGNGTSEAPSAVESEHQNSESKD; encoded by the exons ATGATTACCAGGTTACGCAAAGCCGCTATCCTCCGCTTTCTGGTTCTTGAGGTGCTACTGATGTCACCAAGTGCACGGGCTCAGATTGTGGTCTTGCCGAACTGCAACCTCCAGGAGGTGAACCTGGCCCCTTGCATGGCGAGCGGCGCCGCTACTTCTGGGGCGGGAGGGAACATCAGCAACGCCTGCTGCACGTTGCTGAACCGCGCCATCGACGCCGGCCACCGCTGCGTGTGCTCGCTGCTGCTGTCCAATGGTGTGTTCGCCTCCCTCGTGACCAACCTCCTCACGCTCCCGCTCATGCTGACGCTGCCCGGGTGCTTCCTCTACGCTCCTTCTCTTGCAGCTTGCCAAG CGACACTGCAGCAGCAGACTAATGCACCACCTGCGGCTGCATCTGCAGTTTCGAGCGCGGAgggtgctgctgctggtgcAGTGCTTCCATCGCCTCCTCAGGCCAACGCCACGCCGCCGGGGAAGAAGAGTACAGATCAGGAAAAGGCTGACGACTGGAGGATGGATGCGAGCATTGGCAACGGCACCAGCGAGGCTCCTAGTGCGGTGGAGAGC GaacatcagaattcagaatCGAAAGATTGA
- the LOC133930133 gene encoding uncharacterized protein LOC133930133 → MVIEGMGGADRRDKGTGVAGASSTSGAAGRSTATDGAVEVVTQGGRRVKLTRIIENPWSHGEPLGNGFSYNYCPARIKGGGVNRLREHLGGLPGNVVACKNVPLNVKALMTDEVAIWRVRRKRNKNLRLYVEKEVMKANRDFGTFGRARIPPDEAGQIEMAMRESLREHANTSPFGRTGGSGSTSCSANQQSTLDRFYQSQSVSQDPFDIDLARNRAQAQPQVDIMLMGDGKEKLGKALAKWFHANDIPGRKADCPYFRSAIKLAQQLGEGVHIPIGREIDGPLLDMNYEDMEAHMAEFKDEWGDYGVTIMCDSWTSPTMMCIINFMIFCNGRMFFHKSINAIGSIQNADFIYDCLREVVVEEIGAKVVVQIVTDNGSNYKKACW, encoded by the exons ATGGTGATAGAAGGAATGGGAGGGGCGGATCGCCGTGACAAAGGCACGGGCGTCGCCGGCGCATCGTCCACCAGTGGCGCCGCTGGTAGGAGCACGGCGACAGATGGTGCTGTTGAGGTGGTCACTCAAGGAG GGAGACGGGTGAAATTAACAAGAATAATTGAGAACCCTTGGAGCCATGGTGAGCCTCTTGGGAACGGCTTTAGCTACAATTATTGCCCTGCTCGCATTAAGGGTGGAGGTGTGAACCGTCTAAGGGAGCATTTGGGTGGATTGCCTGGTAATGTGGTAGCCTGCAAAAATGTGCCACTTAATGTTAAGGCATTAATGACGGATGAAGTGGCAATCTGGAGAGTAAGGAGGAAGCGAAATAAGAACCTTCGTCTCTATGTTGAAAAGGAGGTTATGAAAGCAAACAGAGATTTTGGGACTTTTGGCAGGGCAAGAATTCCTCCTGATGAAGCAGGACAGATTGAGATGGCGATGAGAGAGTCATTGAGGGAACATGCCAACACTTCGCCTTTTGGTAGGACTGGCGGTAGTGGGTCTACAAGTTGTTCAGCTAATCAACAAAGTACACTTGACAG GTTCTACCAAAGCCAAAGTGTTTCACAAGATCCCTTTGACATAGATTTGGCACGCAACAGGGCACAAGCGCAGCCTCAGGTGGACATTATGCTCATGGGGGATGGCAAAGAGAAGCTTGGGAAAGCTTTGGCCAAGTGGTTTCATGCCAATGATATTCCAGGAAGAAAAGCAGACTGTCCGTACTTTCGATCAGCCATTAAATTAGCCCAACAGCTTGGAGAAGGAGTGCACATTCCTATTGGAAGAGAAATAGATGGCCCATTGCTTGATATGAACTATGAAGACATGGAGGCTCACATGGCTGAATTCAAGGATGAATGGGGTGACTATGGAGTTACCATCATGTGTGATTCATGGACAA GTCCTACCATGATGTGCATTATTAATTTTATGATCTTTTGCAATGGACGCATGTTCTTCCACAAGTCTATAAATGCAATTGGTTCTATCCAAAATGCAGATTTTATTTATGATTGCCTTAGAGAGGTGGTTGTTGAGGAGATTGGGGCTAAGGTTGTCGTTCAGATTGTCACAGATAATGGCTCTAACTACAAGAAAGCATGTTGGTAG